A stretch of the Vagococcus xieshaowenii genome encodes the following:
- a CDS encoding helix-turn-helix domain-containing protein, with protein MLNELISSQIRIYRTARDMTLSDLSVATDIDDTYLGRIERNEINITLNTLEKIMAGLKMTPSEFFGFLDLESVDPVLSKLFREVKVSPKKTELTNIIQDIVEISKEE; from the coding sequence TTGTTAAATGAGCTAATTTCCAGCCAAATTAGAATTTATAGAACTGCACGAGATATGACTCTTTCAGACTTGTCCGTTGCAACAGATATTGATGATACATATTTGGGTCGTATTGAACGTAATGAAATCAATATTACGCTTAATACATTAGAAAAAATAATGGCAGGATTGAAAATGACTCCTTCAGAATTTTTTGGTTTTTTAGATTTAGAAAGTGTGGATCCGGTACTCTCTAAACTCTTTAGGGAAGTGAAGGTATCGCCTAAAAAAACTGAACTAACTAATATAATTCAAGATATTGTCGAGATATCTAAGGAAGAATAA
- a CDS encoding type III toxin-antitoxin system ToxN/AbiQ family toxin: MLEWIKVDKNYLDFLRVKEPRIPNSEYYDARGRKLLKPFFSPLFEMNDLVYVTQVSHPQQRHLRLRNSADFIKVFKPNNEKTGGIGDLYAVVNLNYMFPVPKELIQKIDNSKMDTYRDFDSEIGKSKYIDLLNKQIEKIRELGIEEMAIKLYERKYQFPEDRVSTRCLDYKDLEMIAKDYLGNNSVEN, from the coding sequence ATGTTGGAATGGATAAAAGTTGATAAAAACTATTTAGATTTCTTGAGAGTAAAAGAACCAAGAATTCCAAATTCTGAATATTATGATGCGAGAGGGAGAAAACTACTAAAACCATTTTTTTCTCCATTATTTGAAATGAATGACTTAGTATATGTTACCCAAGTATCTCATCCACAACAAAGACATTTAAGGTTGCGTAATAGTGCGGATTTTATAAAAGTTTTTAAACCAAACAACGAAAAAACTGGTGGTATAGGAGACTTATATGCTGTTGTTAATTTAAATTATATGTTTCCAGTTCCTAAAGAACTAATTCAAAAGATAGATAATTCTAAAATGGATACGTATAGAGATTTTGATAGTGAGATTGGAAAATCTAAATATATAGATTTATTAAATAAGCAAATAGAAAAAATTAGAGAATTAGGAATTGAAGAAATGGCAATAAAATTATATGAGCGGAAATACCAATTTCCTGAAGATAGAGTATCTACTAGATGCCTTGATTATAAAGATTTAGAAATGATAGCAAAGGATTATTTGGGAAATAATAGTGTTGAAAATTAA
- a CDS encoding peptidylprolyl isomerase translates to MKSKKLIKMGTISLLTGLVLTGCGSSNDTKVTNDKETVAITMKGKELSGKDIYNLIKADANTQNAMRQALVAEAFATIYGDKITNKDVDAKYTELRETYGAETFDKVLEQKGLSVDDYKANLKSQLITEFGLREGGKVTDKDIENTWKTFEPTSEVKLAQFKNKKEADSFLKEEKKAKADFVKLAAKAVNKDNLTTSFDSADTSVPESVKTAAWKLKNKETSGVIEAVNSNYETEYYVVNMVKRGEKGKDMNKFKDELTEIAITNALQDTETTNKIIGNVLKEANVKIEDKDLTDLFINYQN, encoded by the coding sequence ATGAAAAGCAAAAAATTAATCAAAATGGGAACAATCAGCCTACTTACTGGATTAGTACTAACAGGCTGTGGTTCAAGTAACGACACAAAGGTAACAAACGATAAAGAAACGGTTGCTATCACCATGAAAGGTAAGGAATTATCAGGAAAGGATATTTACAACCTGATAAAAGCCGATGCAAACACGCAAAATGCGATGAGACAAGCCTTAGTTGCTGAAGCCTTCGCTACTATCTATGGTGACAAAATCACCAATAAAGACGTTGACGCTAAATACACGGAATTACGTGAAACTTACGGTGCTGAGACGTTTGATAAAGTTTTAGAACAAAAAGGCTTATCTGTTGATGATTACAAAGCAAATCTAAAATCACAATTAATTACGGAGTTTGGCTTACGTGAGGGGGGAAAAGTCACGGACAAAGACATCGAAAACACTTGGAAAACATTTGAACCAACATCAGAAGTTAAATTAGCCCAATTCAAAAACAAAAAAGAAGCTGACAGTTTCTTAAAAGAAGAGAAAAAAGCGAAAGCCGATTTTGTTAAATTAGCCGCTAAAGCAGTAAATAAAGACAACTTGACGACTTCATTTGATTCAGCTGACACAAGCGTTCCTGAGAGTGTTAAAACTGCCGCTTGGAAACTAAAAAACAAGGAAACATCTGGCGTAATCGAAGCGGTTAATAGCAATTATGAAACAGAATACTACGTGGTAAATATGGTTAAACGTGGCGAAAAAGGCAAAGACATGAATAAATTCAAAGACGAATTAACCGAAATCGCCATCACCAACGCTCTACAAGACACGGAAACAACAAACAAAATCATTGGTAACGTACTAAAAGAAGCCAACGTCAAAATCGAAGATAAAGATTTAACCGACTTATTCATTAATTACCAAAACTAA
- a CDS encoding ISL3 family transposase, whose product MINDIKKIYGIEDSNLTISSVSEGTYRNKPAKIIKASYKPKTIACPHCDSSPRECDGKYVIVKNGSKEVEILLTHENTGIVSMKLSKQRYRCRNCNKHWTAQIDLVKPCHNVSRIIEGKIIELLGERISLKLIAKLCSVSISKVIQVLKSLETYLPSPKNRWLPEVLMVDEFRSHTAIEDSMSFICADGNSGRLVEILESRRLNYLMPHFNGYPDEERFKVKYLVTDMNAAYFQLVKDIFPNAELIIDRFHIVKHLNEAFNSFRVREMKKLKASGHKVEASKLKKNWRFLLKNRLDINISEYKRWPSFRSNKYPYLTELMMIDRLLDFSEPLKLAYGYFHDLLDSFRRKEYERFFELLNTLPEELDEEFKGQVQNLIRHQEGITNALIHPYSNGKIEAKNTHIKTLKRVSYGFKSFSNMRIRIFLTEGLIEVNH is encoded by the coding sequence ATGATTAATGATATCAAAAAAATTTATGGAATTGAAGACTCTAATCTAACAATTTCTAGTGTTTCCGAAGGAACCTATCGTAATAAGCCTGCGAAAATTATAAAAGCGAGCTATAAACCTAAAACGATAGCTTGCCCTCATTGTGACTCTTCTCCAAGAGAATGCGACGGCAAGTACGTTATTGTTAAGAATGGTTCTAAAGAAGTAGAGATTCTATTAACACATGAGAACACAGGAATTGTCTCTATGAAGCTATCTAAGCAACGCTATCGTTGTCGCAACTGTAATAAGCACTGGACTGCTCAAATTGATTTAGTTAAACCTTGTCACAATGTTTCAAGGATAATTGAAGGCAAAATTATTGAGTTATTAGGTGAAAGAATATCTCTAAAACTAATTGCTAAATTATGTAGTGTTTCAATAAGTAAAGTGATTCAGGTATTAAAATCGTTAGAAACTTACCTTCCTAGTCCAAAAAACCGTTGGTTGCCTGAGGTTTTAATGGTTGATGAATTCCGTTCGCATACAGCCATAGAAGACTCTATGAGTTTTATTTGTGCTGATGGCAATTCAGGGCGATTAGTAGAAATATTGGAAAGTAGACGATTAAATTATCTCATGCCTCACTTTAATGGTTATCCAGATGAAGAACGTTTTAAAGTAAAATACCTTGTGACAGATATGAATGCAGCTTATTTCCAATTAGTGAAGGATATCTTTCCAAATGCTGAATTAATCATTGATCGTTTTCATATTGTTAAACATTTGAATGAAGCCTTTAATAGTTTCAGAGTACGGGAAATGAAAAAACTCAAAGCATCGGGACATAAAGTAGAAGCAAGTAAACTTAAGAAAAATTGGCGCTTCCTACTTAAAAATAGATTAGACATTAATATCTCTGAATACAAAAGATGGCCGAGCTTTCGGTCAAATAAATATCCTTATTTGACCGAACTGATGATGATTGATCGGTTATTAGATTTTTCCGAACCTCTAAAATTAGCCTATGGCTACTTCCATGATTTATTAGATTCATTTAGAAGAAAAGAATATGAACGATTCTTTGAATTATTGAATACTTTACCAGAAGAATTAGATGAAGAGTTTAAAGGACAAGTACAAAACCTAATACGTCATCAAGAAGGAATTACCAATGCTTTAATACATCCCTATTCAAATGGGAAGATTGAAGCAAAGAATACACACATCAAAACATTAAAACGAGTTTCTTATGGATTCAAATCTTTCAGCAATATGAGGATTAGAATCTTTTTAACCGAAGGTTTGATAGAAGTTAATCATTAA